The Deltaproteobacteria bacterium nucleotide sequence AGCCGCCCACAGCTTAGGAGTAGCCCACCCGCCGGGGTTTCCGCTTTACGTTCTGCTCGCGCACATTGCCACACTTGTGCCGCTAGGAAACATCGCAGAACGCGTAAACTTTTTTTCTGCGCTATTTGCCGCCTTAACTGCGAGCGTTACCTGTTTAGCGGCCTTTGAGCTCTGTTGCACTATGGAATTAGGTAGTAGGTGCCGAGCTAAACCGTTTCCAAAAAGTAAGTTAAATATTTTACTTTTTGGAAACGGTATTTGTTGTTTATTGGCAAGTGCTTACGCACTTGCTGTTTATACCATTTACAAAAATCCTTTTTGTAAATGGTATAAA carries:
- a CDS encoding DUF2723 domain-containing protein — translated: MTTTCSFLVFGLSLALYYFTLAPTATLVDSGELILAAHSLGVAHPPGFPLYVLLAHIATLVPLGNIAERVNFFSALFAALTASVTCLAAFELCCTMELGSRCRAKPFPKSKLNILLFGNGICCLLASAYALAVYTIYKNPFCKWYK